The Pseudorasbora parva isolate DD20220531a chromosome 19, ASM2467924v1, whole genome shotgun sequence genomic sequence TCAAGTAACGTTGTTGATTGTGGTTGTAAGTACATAGAAGGAATGCTTTGTAATGTAATTATGTAATCTATGTTCATTTAATACACATTACTCTCCTCACCGTGTCagaaaagtaattatttttgaaaattaagcAGTTGGCTTGAAGGGTGCCTTTCTTGTCTGTTTGATTTGATAAAACgattcatttgtttttattttttgccttTCAGGTGAAACTCTCGAGGATCAGCGACAGAAGATTCAATCCATAAACATTGAGCAGCCTGCAACAAATGTAATAGTACAACCATCTAAGgtgagttttgttttttacctaAGAGTGATCCATAATTACAAATACTTAATGAGAGTATGACAACAAACTTCAAACAAAGTTTAAGTTACCATTCACTTATAATCTTCCCATCCAGTGAGCTGTGAATGTGAGAACGTATCATTTTTTGTACACTTTGTCATTTGTACAATGTGATTTGTATGGAAAAGCATGAAAGTCTACCTCTGAACTTAACTTTCAGTAGGGCATGCAAAAGCAAACATGTACaaattcattcaaatgatactATGGGGCagttgaatgcttgaatctgattggtaaACAAACTTCCTAAGGTGCGAAATTATTTTCAGGGAAACATAAGGCTAAAGTAGTTCCAAGCAGGTATTGGATGTATTACCGTTCTATATCACCTCGTCAAATGATTTTAGATATTTCAATGGTCCTTACAGACTACAACAGCAAAAGAACcaaaactagggctgtcaatcaattaaaatatttaatcgtgattaatcatgTGATtttcatgagttaactcgtgattaatcacaatttaatcgcacatttttagcaattgtaaatgtatcttaaattaagtttaaattaagtttttaatactttatcaacatgggtatggacagatatgctttatgcaaatgtatatttattattagtgaaaaaatactttttcaataataatcaacaatacaccatgaagactagacatatcaaaggtcatagatgtttatcaaagaaattgttcatgtctcttaagcctaaacttaaaaattaagaataagcagtgattcatctcattttaagaatataagggagtttttacactggcagtttaattcggagcagggcacagttcgtatgaaaaattggtaatgtgaaagctgtcatgcggacctgagcgcaccagaaccacaccatacctggaggaggccTGTATTCCAccagtaggaatatagtgcggcccctttaagagatctgcgttccctattgaactgccggtgttttgtgtgtgtgtgccgcgATTCACCTGAACATTGTGAGTaacacggactcgggagcgcgcttgttcagaaaagtaacctgtgcattcgttttagtcaattgtaatgtatttagttcaataaaacacatgtactgtaagtggtaATGGTGtaaatgatttacctcagaatgagcgagagtgagcttcagtgcgtcgcgctcggactgcagagaatgtgcttagtgaaaaaacgcacttttctttcttatagacctggagtctaataaaagttaaacagaaaatatggtagcttatgtaggcaataaaactgcacttttggtttagaatagtaATGTTAATGTCGACCCTCTTCTTTCTCtgttaatgtttgctgctgcatcttttgcgtctgactgctctctcactttttccaactacgggctatgccacagatcaaacagaaaatgcgcgctgcgttaacACGCGTTAATAcatttagtgccgttaaaatgaatttgcattAACGCGTTAACTTTGACAGTCCTAACCAAAACACAAAGACACTGTCCAAGCACTGGTTAATAGTTCACTGGGGGGCAAGACAGTGAATACCAACTTCAGTTTTCCTCACATAAATCTATCAGCTGAAGACTGTGAATGTAGTGCACATGCACATCATAAGTCAGAATAATTTCAACAATTTTCAAGGTGCAGTCACATTTACTGTTATTtagccaatgttcattggcaaAATTCAGACATTTTATTAGGAATCCATGCAAATTTCACTTGAGGGCAAATGATTTCCCCAGAAAGATCTGCAACATTATTAAGCCCCCCACTGTGAAGTTGTTTTTCGTTGAAATTGAGTTTGAAATACGTAAATGAACTTCATTTCGGCCTGATTTTGTTTGAAATAACCTCACATCAGTGCGTTCTTCGGTTTAGCTTGAAGAATATTGGGGCTTTTAAGTTTTAAGTATTGGTCATGTAAATTCACTATGCTGGACAACAGAAACTGCTCATTTTTTAGGTGACTTCTGTATGACCTTTGGTTTACAAATCAATACACTATTAACTCTACTCACTAATGTCACCATGCATGCGGTGTCTGTTATAGTTATTTAACCATTTTTGGATTTAACAGATGGATAATATAAATGTGTCATTATTTGGGGAAAAAGCTGTATAGACACAATGATTTACATGCTTGTTAAGGAAAGGTGTGCTGTTACTTTTTTAAGTGATCAAACTTACCATTTTGACCTGGCGGAagataaaacatcaaaacattCTTTGTTTAGAGCTGAGTATAAGTAGACACAAACTGTATGCTAAGTTTTCAGTAGTATCCTAAACAGAGTAAATAAATCTTAAGGATCACTCATAAAGTCGTCTGTGTTAGAGGGCCGGCGTGGTTTCCATATGTTGTGTGCTGTGTGCTCAACAGCACTGAAGAGAGAAAGAACCCCTTGAGTTACGCTGGCCGAGCGGGTGTGTGACAGGTGCCAGCGCCAACATGTGCTGCTACCATTCAGCAATCTGTTCCACTGCAATGCTTGGAGACATATGGCTAATGAAAGACGCTCAGTCTCACTCATTCTCTTTGAATATGAGAGGCTTTCGCAAAATACCAAAGCCAGAGTCAGTTATTGGAGTTGACTTGTGGAAGGGACAAGTGCGTTTTGCAATCAtgtggaaaaataataattgaaaaACCACATAAGCTGCCTATGCCAGTTTCCGAAGAATTACCTGTGAGTTCCAAAAAGGTTTTACAGTTGTGCATTGATCCCAAAAACAGCACAATGCTTTAAAGCAGGGGTGTCCGATACTACTGTTTTGCAAAGTTTAGCTCCCtaaccctaattaaacacacttgatccagctaatcaaggtcttactaGGCATACAAGAAACTTCCAGGCAGGCATTTTGAGGctagttggagctaaactctgcaggacggtggccctccaggactgagtgtggacacccctgctttaaaggtttagttcacccaaaaatgaaaaatctgtcatttatttactcaccctcatttcgttccaaacccgtaagaccttcattcatcggTACGcaaattaaaggacaactccggggaattttttgtgagtacagtctatagaaaaaaacaaacgggattggtccttgcaacacggcgttattacagttaatgcccagagcccccatccagctaaaacggcagctatgggggcataaacgtaaagggtgtctttgtgcctctcaACAGACaccaaatacaattaaaatgtctgtcatgaacatgaacaggtcccttacatgacaacgagatgcagttagccacttagccattgtttaaattcaccttaACCGTGTGagacggctagctgtatctcgcgtggaagtcccgtgggaactcagCGGTAGCCGGGAAAAAAAAAGGCAAGTTGAgaagagcgttgtgtgtgtaaagcattattattttattactgcacctctttcctcaagccgtgtgtgcccaaatggaaggataaataaagtttacattacctccacagttgCACCCGTCTTCGaccacggaatggcatttttcttcaaccagcccgctgtgttgtgtctgtgtaagttagtcaagtgttcgGTGCAAATTTTCAAattctgttgccacaattcggaaaggcacaaacgtgAACCATTTCTTCGTCACTTGTGAGTccgatcggatcatcactctaTGATGTCCGGTTCACAAAataatcgttctttttaaccggttctttttagtgaaccgggcgaaccagttcaccaaatcggactgaatcattctaaacagtttgcgtctcaaatcagcgctgatcccacaagttactttagttactcactttctgacatgagtgacagtccctctgaatagaaataaactaatgtcttgaattatatgttgtaactccaactgttcactgaactgagatatgttttgctgagagaaccgattaactcacgagcagctgatactgagcatgtgtgtgtaacTGAGAGAGCAGCGgttctcggatcagcagtacagaatcgaaaactgtTTCTTTCAGACATGttcaatactgagaaccgacgagctgatgagcagagcctcttcatacacacgACTTCACagtcccaactggactatttgcctaTTTGCGAGATACAGCTAGCtgtctaaaacaggtgaatttaaacaatggctaattGGCTAAATGCAtcttgttgtcatgtaagggacctgttcatgttggacagacattttaattgcattttatatcAAATGGTTTCAGAAGCCAGATTTTAGTGCAAGTCATATGAACTGCTTTTATTGTGCTTTGTAGTCTTTGTTGGGGCTGGAGAGCTTTCGATCACCATCCACTTTGAGAGTTGGGTTCCACcttatttagttcagttagttgTTCTCCCTCTATGTTTTGTACCAGTCTCATGTTACAGTAAAGAACTGACATTAATAGATCATCATTCCCTGTCTGGCATGTGCTTGGCGCACATATAAGACAAACAGGAAAGGTAAGAGTATGAAACCACCTCCACAACTATGACAACCAGATTCTATTTATCTGCAGCAGAAGCACCAGCTTAAGTGTCTATGAATTGGAAGCTTTGCTCATTTAATAATGCACAGTAATGACAGTTTATCTTAAATGTGTATTTGAGCTGATTATGTTATACACCACTACAACCaaactattatatattttagtatttttatatataatatataatatatattaatatgctTTGCCatccaaaagttttgggtcggtgagattttttttatggttttgaaagaagtctcttaaggctgcatttatttgatcaaaaatacagtaaaaccgtATTATTGTGAAATTCATAATTTAACAAACTGTGATATAGCAAAGCAGAATTGTCTTTATTggcacataatccttcagaaatcattgtaatatgatgatttgctgctcaagaaataattcatattattattaatgttgaaaacagttgtgctattttagatttttgtggaaactgtgatacagttttaaggattctttgatgaatagaaagttcaaatgaaCAGCGTTTATGTGGTGTGTGCACGTGCGTGTGCCGTTGTGGAAATATTTATACCAAAAACTCTTTGCTTGACTCggtaatatatagttatatcaaCCTATAACTTAACATCAAGAACATCCAGGGAAACAAAGACACCTGGACTAGGGGTGGAcgattagtttttttattttaatttatctttgttattaaaattaagaactAAAAATAGTACTCTTCACATGAATGACATATGCACTGATACCTAATAAAGCTACAAaggttttttgttctttttaataTGTCCTTGCTGAGTAAAATTTTTAGTTTCTTTCAAAAAATGCAAAGGCTCACTGaacctaaacttttgaatgcaAGTATATTTCCCATATGATGAGAAATGTTAATtttcttaataaaatgtattcccTTACATTTACAAacagttttaaatgttttgcagtTTATGCTGTACTGCTCTGCACATCTTTGCATTATTAGTTGTGTCTGAAGTTCAGCTCTAGTTGTGGTATAACATGTGACTTCCTTCATCATGATGTTTCAGGGTTGTAATGAATCCTCATCAACCTCATATGAGACCGGATTTTTTAGCTCTGTGGCTGCAGGCTTGTTCTTTTTGGGTGTACtgatgtgaggcaaaaatgtttTGACTAActaataaaaattaatattaaagaaaTACCTGGCATATCATATCACCTGACcttaataatgttaaaaattaGTAAAGGCTAAACTTATTCAGCATTAATGAGATTTTAAAAGAGCTAAGCACAGTGGCAGTTTGGTAAACGGTAGAATAGTTGTCACACATGCTGTGATGAATATAATAACAGTACTGCTCTTCAACAGATCCGGTTTCTCAGTTTTCACTGtggattttctttctttttgtttaGCCATCCAGCATCAGGAACAGAGGATTTACAGAGACGGCTCAGCCTTCGTCCCAGCCCACATCTGCTAAGATGTCCTCAGAAACGCACGCCGTAGACGCCACCCCTGCTCTCCCTGAACTTCTAGGAGATATACCGTTCACTTTAGCGCCTCACATCCTGGCCATGCAGGCAGGCCTGCCCTTTGTAACCGATATCACCTTGCCTCACGACATAAATGACAAACTAGCTAACTTTCGTTATGACTTCTCCTTGGAGAACTCTGTGCTTTGTGAGCCGTGACTCAAAGCCCATCAGTTATATCACAGTTATGAAGTGATGAACTATGAGCTTTTGGTTGTCTAGATTCTCCTTAACCACTTGcctattaaataaacaaagatCTAGTTCAGTTAGCTGGGTGTCGAGCTCAAACGAACATATTGTCAATTTAGTTTAAATGCGTTCATATCTAGATGGTTTACAGTTTCTCAGGATATTACATTTGATTGTGTGAGATGAGTGTTACCACCTTGATTAAAAACAGTATGTGAGCATTTATAAGATGACCTATGgctttacatttttcaaatgtaGTTCaaatttttgcagtgtaaattcGGTGCAATTTTGAATCTGTGGGGTTCTGTAGCATAAGATGACATGCTGAAATCATTTTGAAACTGCTATGTTTCTTAGTAGTTGAGCTGAGACATCGCAGTCTGCACAGTTGGCCTTCCTTAGTTTTTTCTTAGTTCTGCAAAGACTTACTGGAATTTATGGAATCAGTTTCAATAAGTTTGCTTTCAAATCGTTCACTTAAACAAGTCTATACATAGAAAGAATGATTTTATGGGAATCTGTCACCCAGCAATGTAGTTATTTAAACATATCTAAAATAACTGGATAATAGATTCAAATATAaacctttttttatatatatttaatcatAATGGCCTTTTGACTAGTCCACTATATCTGCTGTAACTCTAAAGTGAATACCAATAAACCTTAAAAATGTAGCAAAAACTCCCCTGTCTGCTACTGGTCAATCAAACAGAGAGTCCCGCCCTAATCTGATGCCATTGGTTGAGTCAGTATTGCTGTGCTGGGCAATGAACAATGTTTTGATTAATGATGCAATGTTTACACTTTTCAGGGGAATCAGTATAGAATATTGCCATTTTCATTATTTCTGCTTTTTAAGTTGACATATGAAGTATTTATACATCAGAAAAAATGACATGTATAACCTTAAGTGAAAGGATTGCACTTAAAATTGAGAAGTGCTCATTATAAATAGGCCAATTATTATATCCCTTCGTTTGTAaatgtgtgcatatatatatataatatgttttgtttgttttttggtgtGGAAATTGCATACTTCTGCTGTTGTTTGGTTTTAATGCATGAAGTTTTGCTTAAAGATAATGCCCCATTTTGGGAGGCAGATATGTGTTCTGAACAATGTTTGATTGCAAAACATGCACATGGATTTTAATAGGATTTACTGTTCTGTTTGATTAGGCCACATGGTTGTtgatctgtttttttctttttctctttcatCTGAATTTTGGTTAATG encodes the following:
- the umad1 gene encoding UBAP1-MVB12-associated (UMA)-domain containing protein 1 — translated: MLKFFGFKNDGAKKSSEREADGFVIIGETLEDQRQKIQSINIEQPATNVIVQPSKPSSIRNRGFTETAQPSSQPTSAKMSSETHAVDATPALPELLGDIPFTLAPHILAMQAGLPFVTDITLPHDINDKLANFRYDFSLENSVLCEP